In Campylobacter vicugnae, a genomic segment contains:
- a CDS encoding AAA family ATPase, with protein MIEQNLAKSIKQANDLALSESHEYISTEHILYTLTFDKEFIKILENIGINDVIALRNDLINILKESPKSSEKKPPILTHKLSELFSSITAEENFGIEEFLDEVLADKNSQAYQLFEFHGLNIDTNELLSVAVNLNELVKNGQIDPVINRDKEIDKALQILCRHKKNNPIFVGEAGVGKTAIVQGIAQRIVQGNVPARLKDSIIFSLDIFAILAGAKYRGEFEERLKEIINRLKENKNHIIFIDEIHTILNTGNNDNGQDAANILKPHLANGDIRCIGATTYSEFRNFNKDRALLRRFNKIDVAEPSKEESLEILKGLRATYEKFHNVKYSDEVLNQSIEMAKRYLSDKFLPDSAIDIIDEAGAATNIEHKKSVTKTKINEIVSKMANVSNIQTSSDNTQILKNLSSILNSKIYGQDLAIKSLNDALITSYAGLNDENRPIGVFLFTGSSGVGKTELAKELANALNIHFERFDMSEYMEKHAVAKLIGAPPGYIGFENGGMLTNMVKKHPYSVILFDEIEKAHPELLNIFLQIFDSATLSDASGNKSDFKNTIIIMSSNLGTKEAPIMGFNKNDSDKTDRAVKGFFAAEFRNRIDKIINFNSLSHDVLEKIVQKEIKALEISAKKVKITLSKKAVDELIKRGYSNEFGARNLKRTIKDNINLKLSKELLLGALKNGGTANIDFDKDGFKFDFNSVK; from the coding sequence ATGATAGAACAAAATCTAGCAAAATCAATAAAACAAGCTAATGACCTAGCTTTAAGCGAATCGCATGAGTATATTAGTACTGAACATATTTTATATACTCTAACATTTGATAAGGAATTTATAAAAATTCTAGAAAATATCGGTATTAATGATGTTATAGCTTTAAGAAATGATCTAATAAATATACTCAAAGAGTCTCCAAAATCTAGCGAAAAAAAGCCACCAATTCTTACTCATAAGCTTAGCGAATTATTCTCTAGTATTACTGCTGAGGAAAATTTTGGAATTGAGGAGTTTTTAGATGAAGTTCTAGCCGATAAAAATTCTCAAGCATATCAGCTTTTTGAATTTCACGGCTTAAATATAGATACTAATGAACTCCTATCTGTAGCTGTAAATTTAAATGAACTTGTCAAAAATGGACAGATAGATCCTGTAATAAATCGAGATAAAGAAATTGATAAGGCATTACAAATTTTATGCCGTCATAAAAAGAATAACCCAATCTTTGTCGGTGAAGCAGGTGTTGGCAAAACAGCAATAGTGCAAGGAATAGCTCAAAGAATCGTCCAAGGAAATGTCCCAGCTAGATTAAAAGATAGTATAATTTTTAGTCTAGATATCTTTGCTATTTTAGCTGGTGCAAAGTATAGAGGTGAGTTTGAAGAGAGATTAAAAGAGATAATAAACCGCCTAAAAGAGAATAAAAATCATATAATATTCATAGATGAAATTCACACTATATTAAATACTGGCAACAACGATAACGGCCAAGACGCAGCCAATATCTTAAAACCACATTTAGCAAATGGTGATATAAGATGTATAGGTGCTACTACATATAGTGAGTTTAGAAATTTTAATAAAGATAGAGCTTTGCTTCGCCGTTTTAATAAAATTGATGTAGCAGAACCTAGCAAAGAAGAGAGTTTAGAAATTTTAAAAGGCCTAAGGGCTACTTATGAGAAATTTCATAATGTTAAATATAGCGATGAAGTTTTAAATCAAAGCATAGAGATGGCTAAGAGATATCTAAGCGATAAATTTCTCCCTGATAGTGCTATAGATATAATAGATGAAGCTGGCGCAGCTACCAATATAGAACACAAAAAAAGTGTAACAAAAACCAAAATTAATGAAATAGTCTCTAAAATGGCCAATGTTTCAAACATACAAACAAGCTCTGATAATACTCAAATTTTAAAAAATCTAAGCTCTATACTAAACTCCAAAATTTACGGACAAGATCTTGCAATAAAGAGCTTAAATGATGCCCTTATCACATCATATGCTGGATTAAATGATGAGAATAGACCAATTGGCGTATTTTTATTTACCGGAAGCAGCGGAGTTGGAAAAACAGAACTAGCCAAAGAGCTAGCAAATGCCTTAAATATTCATTTTGAGAGATTTGATATGAGTGAGTATATGGAGAAACACGCTGTAGCTAAACTAATTGGCGCACCTCCTGGATATATCGGATTTGAAAATGGCGGAATGCTTACAAATATGGTGAAAAAACACCCATATAGTGTTATACTTTTTGATGAGATAGAAAAGGCTCACCCTGAACTTTTAAATATATTTTTACAGATTTTTGATAGTGCTACACTAAGCGATGCTAGTGGAAATAAGAGTGATTTTAAAAATACAATTATAATTATGAGTTCAAATTTAGGCACTAAAGAAGCGCCAATTATGGGCTTTAATAAAAATGATAGCGATAAAACAGATAGAGCTGTTAAAGGATTTTTTGCTGCAGAATTTAGAAATAGAATTGATAAAATAATAAACTTCAACTCTTTAAGCCATGATGTTCTTGAAAAGATCGTTCAAAAAGAGATAAAAGCCTTAGAGATATCAGCAAAAAAAGTCAAGATTACTCTAAGTAAAAAAGCAGTTGATGAGCTAATTAAACGAGGATATAGCAACGAATTTGGCGCTAGAAATCTAAAAAGAACTATCAAAGATAATATAAATTTAAAACTCTCAAAAGAATTGCTTTTGGGTGCTTTAAAAAATGGCGGCACTGCAAATATTGATTTTGATAAAGATGGGTTTAAATTTGATTTTAATTCTGTAAAATAA
- a CDS encoding ATP-dependent Clp protease adaptor ClpS, whose protein sequence is MQTKRSLTSKTKLKEFKPTLYKVILLNDDVTTMDFVVMILCEIFNKELNQAVNLMMQIHKNGSAICGIYTKEIAQTKQSQTLSLAKANGFPLKCVIKED, encoded by the coding sequence ATGCAAACTAAAAGATCATTAACTTCAAAAACCAAATTAAAAGAGTTTAAACCTACTCTTTATAAGGTAATTTTACTAAATGATGATGTTACTACGATGGATTTTGTAGTAATGATACTTTGTGAAATTTTTAATAAAGAGCTAAATCAAGCTGTAAATTTAATGATGCAAATTCATAAAAATGGTAGTGCAATTTGTGGAATATACACCAAAGAGATTGCCCAAACCAAACAAAGCCAAACATTAAGCCTTGCTAAGGCAAATGGCTTTCCACTAAAATGTGTGATAAAAGAGGATTAA
- a CDS encoding thioredoxin domain-containing protein: protein MKNIKFIAIFLAIFLALSGCSNDESNATQTSQSNLYKTGDEIELTSIIGSKATIIRTENGFKLKDSDKILMLDIFGTYCAPCQKEAPHLMDFQLKNADKFMIIGLIHFEDVSDEYVLENFSKKYNAYYFISNSKENSKIIDQALNDIGYNRALSIPFKVVLKDGKYQNLSDNLGGTTTQNKFYLGEVSTNTISQDIDKILNAN from the coding sequence ATGAAAAATATTAAATTTATAGCAATATTTTTAGCAATATTTTTAGCACTTAGTGGATGTAGCAATGATGAGTCAAATGCCACACAAACATCACAATCAAATTTATATAAAACTGGAGATGAGATAGAATTAACTAGTATAATTGGCAGCAAAGCTACTATTATACGCACAGAAAATGGCTTTAAACTCAAAGATAGCGATAAAATTTTAATGCTTGATATATTTGGGACATATTGCGCTCCTTGTCAAAAAGAGGCTCCTCACTTAATGGATTTTCAGCTTAAAAACGCAGATAAATTTATGATAATTGGTCTTATACACTTTGAAGATGTTAGCGATGAGTATGTTTTAGAAAACTTTAGTAAAAAATATAATGCCTACTACTTCATATCAAATTCAAAAGAAAATAGCAAGATTATAGATCAAGCTCTAAATGATATAGGCTATAATAGAGCCCTTTCAATCCCATTTAAAGTAGTATTAAAAGATGGCAAATACCAAAATCTAAGTGATAATCTAGGCGGTACAACAACGCAAAATAAATTCTACCTAGGCGAAGTAAGCACCAACACAATCAGTCAAGATATAGATAAGATTTTAAATGCAAACTAA
- the smpB gene encoding SsrA-binding protein SmpB yields the protein MRKDLAKNKKAFHDYTIIESFEAGIILQGSEVKALRAGRANLKDSFVRIIRGELFLLNAHISHLQTAHSHFRPDERSPRKLLMHRKQIDKLLGKVSTDGLTIVVLSLYLNNKNIVKANIALAKGKNLHDKREALKAKQANLEARAALKRYI from the coding sequence ATGAGAAAAGATCTAGCAAAAAATAAAAAAGCATTTCATGATTATACAATTATAGAAAGCTTTGAAGCTGGCATAATTTTACAAGGCAGCGAAGTCAAAGCACTCCGTGCTGGTAGAGCAAATTTAAAAGATAGCTTTGTAAGAATCATTCGAGGCGAGCTATTTTTATTAAATGCTCATATTAGCCATCTTCAGACTGCTCACTCACACTTTCGTCCAGATGAGAGATCTCCTAGAAAGCTGCTTATGCATCGCAAACAGATAGATAAGCTACTAGGCAAAGTAAGCACTGATGGTCTTACCATAGTTGTCTTAAGTCTATATCTAAATAATAAAAATATAGTTAAAGCAAACATCGCCTTAGCAAAAGGTAAAAATCTACATGATAAACGAGAAGCGCTTAAGGCTAAGCAAGCAAATCTAGAGGCTAGAGCTGCCCTAAAAAGATATATATAA
- a CDS encoding pyridoxal phosphate-dependent aminotransferase: MLLSKRISVLSESLTIAISSKAKEMKAAGLDVISFSAGEPDFDTPEVIKNAVKLALDKGCGKYTAVPGTPEVLEAIAIKLKRDNNLNYKPNQIITNVGAKHSLFNLFSCIINHGDEIIIPSPYWVSYPEIVKYCGGTPVIIETSEDNKFKLTASQIKSAITSKTRAIVLNSPSNPCGGVYSKAELEEIGKVLEGSDILVVSDEIYEKLTYSGEFIAAAAISDDMFKRTITINGLSKCGAMPGWRFGYMASSIDELNKALRKLQSQSTSNISSIVQAGAIPALLGEADADIEYMKSKFIERRDYAVKAINDIENLSVVCPDGAFYLFINCKNVEPDSMKFCQELLEKGLVATVPGVGFGMDGYFRVSFACDLDSLKRGIERIAEFVKNYKK, from the coding sequence ATGTTATTATCTAAAAGAATTTCAGTTCTAAGCGAGAGTCTTACAATCGCAATTAGCTCAAAAGCTAAAGAGATGAAAGCTGCTGGGCTTGATGTTATTAGCTTTAGTGCTGGAGAGCCTGATTTTGATACACCAGAAGTTATCAAAAATGCAGTAAAATTAGCTTTGGATAAAGGCTGTGGTAAATATACCGCAGTCCCTGGTACGCCTGAAGTCTTAGAAGCTATTGCTATAAAGCTAAAAAGAGATAATAATCTAAACTACAAACCAAATCAAATTATTACAAATGTAGGTGCCAAACACTCTTTATTTAATCTATTTTCATGCATTATTAATCATGGCGATGAGATTATAATCCCATCTCCATACTGGGTAAGCTATCCTGAAATAGTAAAATATTGCGGTGGTACTCCAGTTATCATTGAAACAAGTGAAGATAATAAATTTAAATTAACAGCTAGCCAAATCAAATCTGCTATAACTTCAAAAACAAGAGCAATAGTATTAAATAGTCCAAGCAATCCATGCGGTGGCGTATATAGCAAAGCTGAACTTGAAGAGATTGGCAAAGTATTAGAAGGTAGTGATATCTTAGTAGTTAGCGATGAAATTTATGAAAAACTTACATATAGTGGTGAGTTTATAGCAGCTGCAGCAATTAGCGATGATATGTTTAAAAGAACAATTACAATAAATGGTTTAAGCAAATGTGGAGCAATGCCAGGATGGAGATTTGGATATATGGCAAGTAGTATCGATGAGCTAAATAAAGCCCTTAGAAAACTACAAAGTCAAAGCACAAGCAATATCTCAAGCATAGTCCAAGCTGGCGCTATACCAGCACTACTAGGAGAAGCTGATGCTGATATAGAGTATATGAAAAGTAAATTTATAGAGCGTAGAGATTATGCTGTAAAAGCTATAAATGATATAGAAAACCTAAGTGTAGTATGTCCAGATGGAGCATTTTATCTATTTATAAACTGTAAAAACGTAGAGCCTGACTCAATGAAATTTTGTCAAGAGCTTTTAGAAAAAGGCCTAGTAGCTACAGTTCCTGGTGTAGGATTTGGTATGGATGGATATTTTAGAGTTAGTTTTGCATGCGATTTAGATAGTCTAAAGCGTGGTATTGAACGCATAGCTGAGTTTGTCAAAAATTATAAAAAATAA
- the cysE gene encoding serine O-acetyltransferase, with protein sequence MGIFQIIKEDLSQPKVQDPAYRSCIDLIFNYPGVWAVANHRIIHILWNKKWHKLARMLAGISNFLTRVDLHPAAVLGRRVFIDHATGIVIGETAIVGDDCLIYQGVTLGGVSLDKGKRHPTLENGVVVGAGAKILGNITIGTGSKIGANSVVVKDVPPHSTAVGIPAKCISSDNRPFEHNKLPDITKELLIYLIDRIENLGCQGSDKIVLDKKYQEYIKSIKE encoded by the coding sequence ATGGGTATTTTTCAAATTATTAAAGAGGATTTATCTCAGCCTAAAGTACAAGATCCAGCATATCGTAGCTGCATAGATCTTATCTTTAATTATCCTGGAGTATGGGCAGTAGCCAATCATAGAATTATCCATATTTTATGGAATAAAAAGTGGCATAAATTAGCTAGAATGCTTGCTGGAATTAGTAATTTTTTAACCAGAGTTGATCTACACCCAGCAGCAGTTCTTGGCAGAAGAGTATTTATTGATCATGCTACTGGAATAGTAATTGGTGAGACAGCTATAGTTGGCGATGATTGCTTGATTTATCAAGGAGTTACATTAGGCGGAGTAAGTCTAGATAAAGGCAAACGCCATCCTACATTAGAAAATGGCGTAGTTGTCGGTGCTGGAGCCAAAATTTTAGGCAATATCACCATAGGAACTGGCTCAAAAATTGGTGCAAATTCAGTTGTAGTAAAAGATGTGCCACCACACTCCACAGCTGTAGGAATTCCAGCTAAATGCATTAGCAGTGACAATCGTCCATTTGAACACAATAAGCTGCCAGATATCACAAAAGAATTGCTAATCTATCTAATAGATCGCATAGAAAATCTTGGATGTCAAGGAAGTGATAAAATAGTATTAGACAAAAAATATCAAGAGTATATTAAATCAATAAAGGAGTAA
- the speA gene encoding biosynthetic arginine decarboxylase: MTNDYGLSLWGDSNFIIDSGKACLNSDLKPALIDIVKDIRNDGYRGPLLLRFPHLIKKQIVQVYSSFERAKKEFGYSGNFNAVYPLKVNQYPGFVENLVKIGESYGYGLEAGSKAELLLAMAYNNYGAPITVNGFKDNELIDIGFIAAEMGHNITLTIEGLNELKSIISTAKERFKPKPNIGLRIRLHSSGTGVWAKSGGINSKFGLTSTELIEAVNLLKENNLIEQFTMIHFHIGSQINEIHPLKKALIEAGNIYAELRKMGAKSLKAINLGGGLAIEYSQFKDNPSRNYTLKEYANDVVFLLKSIANQKNEIEPDIFIESGRYIAASHAVLVAPVLELFSQEYTEEKLILKENNPPLISELHDLYRSIKPSNAIEYLHDAIDHMESVLTLFDLGYVDLQDRSNSEILVHLIMKKAISLLGNKQNYAELLKIQEEVQERYLVNFSMFQSLPDFWGLGQNFPVMPLDRLDERPTLSASIWDITCDSDGEISFDATKNPLFLHDVDLEKEDYFLGFFLVGAYQEVLGMKHNLFTHPTEATIIINEEGNYEIKNILESQSVMDILEDLDYDIHAIRDTLNERIENSTLVNEKQKKHILGELYLFLNDNGYLKTIG, encoded by the coding sequence ATGACAAACGACTATGGATTAAGCCTTTGGGGGGATTCAAATTTTATCATAGATAGCGGTAAGGCGTGCTTAAATAGCGACCTAAAACCAGCTTTAATTGATATAGTTAAAGATATTAGAAATGATGGATATAGGGGACCTTTGCTACTTAGATTTCCTCATCTTATTAAAAAGCAAATTGTACAAGTATATTCAAGTTTTGAAAGAGCTAAAAAAGAATTTGGCTATAGTGGTAACTTTAATGCTGTATATCCATTAAAGGTAAATCAATATCCAGGATTTGTAGAAAATTTAGTTAAAATTGGAGAAAGCTATGGGTATGGATTAGAGGCTGGTTCAAAAGCTGAGTTACTGCTAGCTATGGCGTATAACAATTATGGCGCACCAATTACTGTCAATGGATTTAAAGATAATGAGCTAATTGATATTGGTTTTATCGCTGCTGAGATGGGACACAATATCACTCTTACAATAGAGGGATTAAATGAATTAAAATCAATTATCTCTACTGCCAAAGAGAGATTTAAACCAAAGCCAAATATTGGCCTTAGAATTCGACTCCATAGCAGTGGTACAGGCGTATGGGCAAAAAGTGGCGGTATAAACTCTAAATTTGGACTTACATCTACAGAGCTAATTGAGGCAGTAAATTTACTAAAAGAAAATAACCTAATTGAGCAATTTACTATGATTCACTTTCATATTGGAAGTCAAATAAATGAAATTCATCCACTCAAAAAAGCTCTTATAGAAGCAGGAAATATTTACGCAGAGCTTCGTAAAATGGGAGCAAAATCTCTAAAAGCTATAAATTTAGGCGGCGGTTTGGCTATTGAGTATTCACAATTTAAAGATAATCCAAGTAGGAATTACACACTTAAAGAGTATGCAAATGATGTTGTGTTTTTACTAAAAAGCATTGCTAATCAAAAAAATGAGATTGAACCTGATATATTTATAGAAAGTGGCAGATATATAGCTGCATCTCACGCTGTATTAGTAGCTCCTGTACTTGAGCTATTTAGTCAAGAATATACAGAAGAAAAACTAATATTAAAAGAGAATAATCCTCCACTAATTAGTGAATTGCACGACCTATATAGAAGTATAAAGCCAAGCAATGCCATAGAGTATCTCCACGATGCAATCGATCATATGGAGAGCGTTCTTACTCTATTTGATTTAGGTTATGTAGATTTACAAGATAGATCAAATAGTGAAATTTTGGTCCATTTAATTATGAAAAAAGCGATCTCGCTTTTAGGAAATAAACAAAATTATGCAGAGCTTTTAAAAATTCAAGAAGAGGTACAAGAGAGATATTTGGTTAATTTTTCAATGTTCCAAAGCTTGCCTGATTTTTGGGGACTTGGACAAAACTTCCCTGTAATGCCACTTGATAGATTAGATGAACGCCCTACCCTATCAGCATCTATTTGGGATATTACTTGTGATAGCGATGGTGAAATTAGCTTTGATGCGACCAAAAATCCGCTATTCTTGCATGATGTTGATTTAGAAAAAGAGGATTATTTTTTAGGATTTTTCCTTGTTGGTGCATATCAAGAGGTTCTTGGAATGAAACACAATCTATTTACCCACCCTACTGAAGCTACAATAATCATCAATGAAGAGGGCAACTATGAGATAAAAAATATTTTAGAATCTCAATCTGTCATGGATATATTAGAGGATTTAGACTATGATATACATGCTATTAGAGATACTTTAAATGAACGAATAGAAAATTCAACACTAGTAAATGAAAAACAAAAAAAACATATTCTAGGCGAACTATATCTATTCTTAAACGATAATGGATATCTAAAAACCATAGGCTAA
- the hisS gene encoding histidine--tRNA ligase has translation MINALRGMKDLLENDGKLYKFIIDTCEKVVKNYGYEFCEVPKLEETALFKRSVGQSSDIVGKEMYQFIDKGGNDVCLRPEGTAGVVRAFIENKFDRAGGVRRYFYHGSMFRYERPQRGRLREFHQFGVECFGEASVYEDASVILMLNEILNTLGIKTTLKINSLGDTQCMPIYKDKLIKFVQNNTENLCQDCLRRLQTNPIRILDCKNENCQNILQNAPLITDNLNQICNDDFNKLQEILKANQVDFQIDPKLVRGLDYYCKTAFEFVSNDIGSQSAVAGGGRYDKLCEYLGGKSTPAVGWAMGIERIMEILRQQQKETKRQGIYICALNSNLIDEIYKIGKMLRKNYKTEISYEAKSPNKHLNIADKKGFEIFLCLGEDEFSQNQIWYKNLNNKDEKRISIANLESEI, from the coding sequence ATGATAAATGCTCTTCGCGGTATGAAAGATCTGCTTGAAAATGATGGAAAACTATATAAATTTATAATTGATACTTGCGAAAAAGTAGTTAAAAATTATGGATATGAATTTTGCGAGGTACCAAAACTAGAAGAAACAGCCCTATTTAAAAGAAGTGTTGGACAAAGTAGCGATATTGTCGGTAAAGAGATGTATCAATTTATAGACAAAGGTGGCAATGATGTCTGTCTTCGTCCAGAAGGAACTGCTGGAGTAGTAAGAGCATTTATAGAGAATAAGTTTGATAGAGCTGGTGGAGTTAGAAGATACTTTTATCACGGCAGTATGTTTAGATATGAGCGTCCTCAGCGTGGCCGTTTAAGAGAATTTCATCAATTTGGCGTGGAGTGTTTTGGCGAGGCAAGCGTGTATGAAGATGCATCTGTAATTTTAATGTTAAATGAAATTTTAAACACTTTAGGTATTAAAACTACTCTTAAAATTAACTCTTTAGGAGATACTCAATGTATGCCAATCTATAAAGATAAGTTGATTAAATTTGTTCAAAACAATACAGAAAATCTATGCCAAGACTGCCTAAGAAGACTTCAAACAAATCCAATTAGAATTCTTGATTGCAAAAATGAAAACTGCCAAAATATACTACAAAATGCACCATTAATTACAGATAATCTAAATCAAATTTGTAATGATGATTTTAATAAACTTCAAGAAATTCTAAAAGCAAATCAAGTTGATTTTCAAATCGATCCAAAGCTAGTGCGAGGTTTAGATTATTACTGCAAAACTGCCTTTGAGTTTGTTAGCAATGATATTGGCTCACAAAGTGCAGTAGCAGGTGGCGGCAGATATGATAAACTTTGTGAATATCTAGGAGGCAAATCTACTCCAGCAGTAGGTTGGGCGATGGGCATAGAAAGAATCATGGAGATACTTCGCCAACAACAAAAAGAGACAAAACGACAAGGAATCTATATCTGTGCATTAAATTCAAATTTAATTGATGAAATCTATAAAATAGGTAAAATGCTAAGAAAAAATTATAAAACCGAAATATCATATGAGGCAAAAAGCCCAAATAAACACCTAAATATTGCTGATAAAAAGGGGTTTGAGATATTTTTATGCCTTGGAGAAGATGAATTTAGCCAAAATCAAATTTGGTATAAAAATTTAAATAATAAAGATGAAAAAAGAATATCTATAGCAAATTTGGAGAGTGAGATATGA
- the tmk gene encoding dTMP kinase: MLINFEGVDGVGKSTQINMLKEIYKDAIITKEPGGTELGLMIREYLINNASKISQRAEILLFLADRAEHYEKVLKPNYGNLILSDRSFVSGLSYAMANDDNLDIKTLIELNKFALCSDFGDKFVFLKADENLIRQRLFSRGQSDDIENRGIEYLMRVQGFMSIILADLKFDVLEVDASLNPEVIQEKIRKFI, translated from the coding sequence ATGCTAATTAACTTTGAAGGTGTTGATGGGGTTGGTAAATCCACTCAAATAAATATGCTAAAAGAAATTTACAAAGATGCTATAATAACTAAAGAACCAGGTGGCACAGAGCTTGGATTGATGATTAGAGAGTATCTTATAAATAATGCAAGCAAAATATCGCAAAGGGCTGAGATTCTTCTATTTTTAGCTGATAGAGCTGAACACTATGAAAAAGTTTTAAAGCCCAATTATGGAAATTTAATTTTAAGCGATAGAAGTTTTGTATCTGGTCTTTCATACGCCATGGCAAATGATGATAATTTAGATATCAAAACCTTAATAGAACTAAATAAATTCGCCCTTTGCTCAGACTTTGGAGATAAGTTTGTATTTTTAAAAGCAGATGAGAATTTAATCCGCCAAAGACTCTTTAGCAGAGGCCAAAGTGATGATATTGAAAATCGTGGAATTGAGTATTTAATGAGAGTTCAAGGATTTATGAGTATAATACTGGCCGATTTAAAATTTGATGTATTAGAAGTAGATGCATCGCTAAATCCAGAAGTTATACAAGAAAAAATAAGGAAATTTATATGA
- the coaD gene encoding pantetheine-phosphate adenylyltransferase, whose translation MMKSCIYPGTFDPITNGHLDVIRRASNVFDKVIVAVALNESKTPYFDYHKRIELAKLATKDLLSVEVIGFDNLLVDFAKSQNINTVVRGLRAVSDFEYELQIGYANASLWSQFETVYFMPSLKNAFISSSIVRSVLRHNGDISSLVPKQVYQKIKEEYAN comes from the coding sequence ATAATGAAATCATGCATATATCCAGGAACCTTTGATCCTATCACTAATGGTCATCTAGATGTTATTAGGCGTGCTAGTAATGTCTTTGATAAAGTAATAGTAGCAGTCGCACTAAATGAGTCTAAAACTCCATATTTTGATTATCATAAACGGATTGAACTAGCTAAATTAGCTACAAAAGATCTACTTAGTGTAGAGGTTATTGGATTTGATAATCTCTTAGTTGATTTTGCTAAATCACAAAATATTAATACAGTAGTGCGTGGCTTAAGGGCAGTAAGTGATTTTGAGTATGAGCTACAAATTGGTTATGCTAATGCCTCTTTATGGAGTCAATTTGAGACAGTATATTTTATGCCAAGTCTTAAAAATGCCTTCATATCAAGCTCAATTGTCAGATCGGTTTTGCGCCATAATGGCGATATTAGCTCACTTGTACCAAAGCAAGTTTATCAAAAAATAAAGGAAGAGTATGCTAATTAA
- the flgA gene encoding flagellar basal body P-ring formation chaperone FlgA, with protein MSEYPSAIINSINIDKPDEFPDDFNKFKLKDIILLSLHDNGGTFRAVYTTPNSTSKSIFFKFKIDFKFLVLISSRDINRNHILNLGDFEQKSVSFSDYDKQSLTHFPKYQLITKSKVKRGKILTNRQFKTLSDIKKGDKITAIINDGSLKVEIIVTALDDGNIGQIISVKNQNNQTLKAQVISKNQAIIK; from the coding sequence ATGAGCGAGTATCCATCTGCAATAATTAACTCAATTAATATTGACAAACCAGATGAATTTCCAGATGATTTTAATAAATTTAAGCTAAAAGATATTATATTGCTTAGTTTACATGATAATGGCGGAACATTTAGAGCCGTATATACTACGCCAAACTCTACTAGCAAAAGCATATTTTTTAAATTTAAAATTGATTTTAAGTTTTTAGTATTAATCTCTTCAAGAGATATAAATAGAAATCATATTTTAAATTTAGGAGATTTTGAACAAAAAAGTGTAAGTTTTAGCGATTATGATAAGCAATCCTTAACTCATTTTCCAAAATATCAATTAATCACAAAAAGCAAGGTAAAACGCGGCAAAATATTAACTAATCGCCAGTTTAAAACTCTAAGCGATATAAAAAAAGGTGATAAAATCACAGCCATAATAAATGATGGCTCTCTTAAAGTTGAGATAATTGTTACAGCTCTTGATGATGGAAATATCGGACAGATTATTAGTGTAAAAAACCAAAATAATCAAACACTAAAAGCTCAAGTAATTAGTAAAAATCAAGCCATAATAAAATAG